GCAGGCTCGACGGACCAAGCTCCACGACCACGTCCGGCGCAGTCGGGAGTAGCGCGGCCCGACGATCCACCAGCAGCAGCTGCAGCGGTACGTCCCGCAACATCCGGCATCCAGTCGAACGAGCCGCGACCAGATCACCCGGCTCAGCCAACGTCGCCATGTCATAGATCGTCCGATACGAAACGCCGCGCTCTACGCGCAGCAATGCGTACGGAAGCCGATCCAGTACGAGCACCTCGTCCTGAGCACACTGCTGCGCTTGGTAGAACCGCTGCGCGATCGCCTCAGCGCCCCTGATGACCGTGAACGCGTCCGGCTGCCGGAACTCGGCTGTGAGCACCGATGCGCCCAGCCGAGCCTCCACGATCGCTGCCTGCTTGCGTAGCGCGAGTAGCTCGACCGCAGCCTCCGGTACGGCGGGAACGTACCGAGCCGGACGGCCTGGCGTACGGGACGCCAGGCCGAGCGACAACAGCGATCGCAGATGCCTACTGACCCGGTGGGCGGGCCAGCCGACCAGAGCGGCCAGATCAGTCGCGGTGGACTCCGGGCGGGCCAGAAGCGCCCGGTAGAGCTGCTCGTCTTCCGAGCAGACACCGAGCGCCTCCAGCACCGGAGCCGGTCGATAGCTGTGCATGATCAGGGCAGTGCATGCACGTGGCCGCCGACCTGGGTCGCGAACTGGTTACCGTTCGTTGCGTCCCAGTTGGTCGACCACGTCATCGCACCACGCAGCGATGGCCACGGAGTGCTCGGCTTGTAGTTGCCGCAGCTAGTGCCCTTGGTCAGGCAGTCCAGCGCGTTGTTGACGACTGACGGCGCGACGTACCCACTGCCGGCTGCACGGGACGACGCAGGCAGACCGAGTCCGACCTGATCGGGACGCAGACCGCCTTGCAGCATCAGGCAGGCCTGCGCGGTGATGAAGTCGACCGACCCCTGCGAGTACACCTGACCGTCGCAGCCGTTCATCGAGCCCGAGTTGTAGTACTGCACGTTGACGATGGTCAGGATGTCCTTGATTGCCAGCGCCAGCTTGAAGTACTCGGCGGACGTACTCTGCATGTCGATCGTCTGCGGCGCCATCGTCACCACCAGTCCGCTACCGAACTGACTCTGCAGGCTGTGCAGCGCCTGACCCATGTACTGCGCGTTGACGCCGTTCTCCAGGTCGATGTCGATCCCGTCGAACCCATACGCGCGCAGCACCGACAGTGCGCTCGAGGCGAAGTTGGCCGCGGCCGTTGGATCAGCCACCGAGATGGTGCCGTTCTGGCCGCCGACGGACAGGATCACCTTCTTGCCGGCTGCCTGCTTCGCGGCGATGTCGGCCTTGAACTGCGCGACGGTGTATCCGCCCAGCCCAGCACTGTCCAGGTTGAACGTGATGCCACCCGGCTTGGCCGCATCCGCGTCCGCAAAGGCGACCGCGATGACGTCGTACGCGGCCGGTACGTCAGAGATCTTCTGCACCGTCGCGCCGTTGTTGAAGTTCTGCCAGTAGCCGGTAAGCACATGCGCCGGCAGATTGCCTGCAGGTGGATTCGTACCGCCGTCAGAGGTAGTGCCGGACGCAGCCGCGCCGTACGGCGAGCAGTTGCCACTCGGATCACACGCCCGGACCTTGAATGAGTACGTGGTGGCAGCAGCCAGCCCGGTTGCGGTCCAGCTGGCCACGTTGCCGACGCTCTGCGCCGCGCCCGTACCTCGGACCACGTCGTAGTGGTCGATGCCGTTCGCGTCTGACGCGGCTGACCAGCTCAGCTTCAGTGAGTTCGAGGTAGGACTGCCAACAGCCAGACCACCAGGCGTAGACGGCGCTGTGGTGTCCGGTGTCCCACCCGGACCGTCCAGCACGACATCGTCAGCTTGGTACGCCGGTAGCGCGTACCAGCTGTGGACATAGATCGTCACCGAAGTCGCTGACGCACCAGTGGTGAATGGAACAGTCAGCTGACTCCAGCCGGAGCTGGTCGTCCAGGTACTAGGGCCGCCGTCTACTCCGAGATAAACGTTCGACCCTTTCACCCAGGCGGACAACGTGTACGCCGTATTGGGCTGGACCGCAATTGATTGGGAGCACCTAGCGATATCGCTGCCGCTGGGGGTGGCCTGAAGGGCATAGGTGCCGGAGTGGGGAGCGGTTGTCGTCACCCCGCCGGCCGGACAGTTCCAGCCGCTGAGCGTGCCGGACTCGAAGCCGGCGTTCGTGACGAGATTGGCGGCCGCGCCGGCGGAACTGGGGACCAGGAAGGCCATGAGTACGGCGAGCAGGCTGATGATGACCGCTGCCTGGGGGCGGTGTGCAGGCGGGTTCATGCCTTACAAAGTGTGACCACACAATTACATTGTCAAGACCCTGCATAAAATGGGAACGCTCTCACATACATAAAAGCGAAGATCTTTACCAGTACTTGCAAGAGGAAAGGCGACGGCCCCCGGCGGGGGGGTGACCGGGGGCCGTCTTCGGCCACGGGCTCGGGGGGAGGAGCCGGGGGCCGTTCAGGAGGCGACAGTCTGCCACTGTCAGGGGTTTATGTACCCCCTAAGACCTGGTGCTACACATCTCAGTTGAATCTCAACCGAATCGCGCCACCCAGGGCCCGAAACAGAGCCACTGTCACACTGGTCCCCAGTCTAACGGGATACCGGCCGACACAAAAGCCCGGGGGGCCTCGGCGTTTCTCCCAGCTGCCTATGCTCGGTCCATGGCGCACCCCGGTACGGCTCGATCGGCGGCCTTCTTCGATCTGGACAAGACCATTCTGGCCCGCTCGAGCACGCTCGCGTTCTCGCGCCCGTTCTACGCCGGCGGACTGATCAACCGCCGGACCGTCCTGCGCAGCGCGTACGCCCAGTTCGTGTACCTGCTCGGTGACGCGGACCACGACCAGATGGAGCGGATGCGCGAGTACATCTCGGCGATGTGCGCCGGCTGGGACGTGGCGACGGTGCAGGGGATCGTCGCCGACACGCTCGACCACATCGTCCGGCCGATGATCCACGCCGAGGCGGTCGAGCTGATCGACCGGCATCACGCGGCCGGCCGGGACGTGGTGATCGTGTCGTCGTCCGGCGCCGAGGTGGTGGAGCCGATCGGGGCGATCCTCGGCGCGGACAAGGTGATCGCGACCCGGATGGTCGTTGCCGACGGCAAGTACACGGGCGAGATCGCCGAGTACGCGTACGGTCCGCACAAGGTGACCGCGATGCAGGCGCTGGCCGCGGTCGAGGGGTACGACCTGGCGAGCTCGTACGGCTACTCGGACTCGATCACCGACGAGCCGATGC
The genomic region above belongs to Kribbella solani and contains:
- a CDS encoding HAD family hydrolase, translated to MAHPGTARSAAFFDLDKTILARSSTLAFSRPFYAGGLINRRTVLRSAYAQFVYLLGDADHDQMERMREYISAMCAGWDVATVQGIVADTLDHIVRPMIHAEAVELIDRHHAAGRDVVIVSSSGAEVVEPIGAILGADKVIATRMVVADGKYTGEIAEYAYGPHKVTAMQALAAVEGYDLASSYGYSDSITDEPMLAAVGHAHAVNPDKALRRVAVERGWPVLEFAEPGERVGRVRRPAVAAGVVTAVAAGALLLAYRRRARAV
- a CDS encoding chitinase, producing the protein MNPPAHRPQAAVIISLLAVLMAFLVPSSAGAAANLVTNAGFESGTLSGWNCPAGGVTTTAPHSGTYALQATPSGSDIARCSQSIAVQPNTAYTLSAWVKGSNVYLGVDGGPSTWTTSSGWSQLTVPFTTGASATSVTIYVHSWYALPAYQADDVVLDGPGGTPDTTAPSTPGGLAVGSPTSNSLKLSWSAASDANGIDHYDVVRGTGAAQSVGNVASWTATGLAAATTYSFKVRACDPSGNCSPYGAAASGTTSDGGTNPPAGNLPAHVLTGYWQNFNNGATVQKISDVPAAYDVIAVAFADADAAKPGGITFNLDSAGLGGYTVAQFKADIAAKQAAGKKVILSVGGQNGTISVADPTAAANFASSALSVLRAYGFDGIDIDLENGVNAQYMGQALHSLQSQFGSGLVVTMAPQTIDMQSTSAEYFKLALAIKDILTIVNVQYYNSGSMNGCDGQVYSQGSVDFITAQACLMLQGGLRPDQVGLGLPASSRAAGSGYVAPSVVNNALDCLTKGTSCGNYKPSTPWPSLRGAMTWSTNWDATNGNQFATQVGGHVHALP
- a CDS encoding helix-turn-helix domain-containing protein; translation: MHSYRPAPVLEALGVCSEDEQLYRALLARPESTATDLAALVGWPAHRVSRHLRSLLSLGLASRTPGRPARYVPAVPEAAVELLALRKQAAIVEARLGASVLTAEFRQPDAFTVIRGAEAIAQRFYQAQQCAQDEVLVLDRLPYALLRVERGVSYRTIYDMATLAEPGDLVAARSTGCRMLRDVPLQLLLVDRRAALLPTAPDVVVELGPSSLLDALLRLFDLLWHQASPLTPALTEGPLTSADQQLLSLAAAGLTDQAIARRLGVAQRTVERRMQRILRSLDATTRFQAGLRAGQQGLLA